The Saccharomyces mikatae IFO 1815 strain IFO1815 genome assembly, chromosome: 13 genome has a segment encoding these proteins:
- the ABF2 gene encoding DNA-binding protein ABF2 (similar to Saccharomyces cerevisiae IXR1 (YKL032C) and ABF2 (YMR072W); ancestral locus Anc_2.535), translating to MNSYSLLTRPFHQSSKPLFNLASTLLKASKRTQLRNEMIKQGPKRPTSAYFLFLQEHRSQFVKENPTLRPAEISKIAGEKWQNLEAGLKDKYISQRQKLYAEYQKAKKAFEEKLPPKKPAGPFIKYANEVRSQVLAQHPEMSQIDLMKTIGDKWQSLDQSTKSKYAQEYKKAIQEYNANFPLN from the coding sequence ATGAACAGTTACAGTCTATTAACCAGACCTTTCCATCAATCATCCAAACCACTTTTCAACCTAGCCAGTACCTTGCTGAAGGCTTCTAAAAGAACTCAACTGAGAAATGAAATGATAAAACAGGGTCCTAAAAGGCCCACTTCTGCTTATTTCTTATTCTTACAGGAGCACAGAAGTCAATTTGTCAAGGAAAATCCGACCTTGCGTCCTGCTGAAATTAGTAAGATTGCTGGTGAAAAGTGGCAAAATTTGGAAGCTGGCTTGAAGGATAAATACATTTCTCAAAGACAGAAGTTGTATGCCGAATACCAAAAGGCCAAGAAGGCGTTCGAAGAAAAGCTGCCACCAAAGAAACCAGCTGGTCCTTTCATCAAGTATGCCAATGAAGTTCGTTCGCAAGTACTGGCACAACATCCTGAAATGTCTCAAATAGATCTAATGAAAACTATCGGAGATAAATGGCAATCCTTGGATCAAAGTACCAAGAGCAAATATGCACAAGAGTATAAAAAAGCTATCCAGGAATATAACGCCAACTTTCCTCTCAACTGA
- the IRC21 gene encoding Irc21p (similar to Saccharomyces cerevisiae IRC21 (YMR073C); ancestral locus Anc_2.536) produces MNTGGMNRDVSDSKPNVRFITPQRLNVTHPTTSSPLHMPVSRSTRKPLVRTKIRLDPGHSALDWHSLTSNPENYYTKFVSLQLIQDLLDDPAFQRDNCKFSPTQLRNQLLVQKIPLYKIMPPLRINRAIVKKHCKDEDELWCVINNKVYDISSYLKFHPGGTDILLRHRNSDDLITYFNRYHQWVNYEKLLQVCFIGIVCE; encoded by the coding sequence ATGAATACTGGCGGCATGAACAGAGATGTTTCAGACTCGAAACCGAATGTTAGATTCATTACGCCCCAACGCCTAAACGTTACCCATCCTACCACATCATCACCTCTGCATATGCCCGTTTCGAGATCAACAAGAAAGCCTCTTGTAAGAACTAAAATAAGACTAGATCCAGGACACAGCGCTCTGGACTGGCACTCTTTAACTTCTAATCCAGAAAATTATTATACAAAGTTCGTTTCGTTGCAGCTCATCCAGGATTTACTGGATGATCCAGCATTTCAAAGAGATAATTGTAAGTTTTCACCTACCCAGTTGAGAAACCAGTTACTCGTTCAAAAGATTCCCCTTTATAAAATAATGCCACCTTTAAGAATAAATAGAGCAATCGTAAAGAAGCATTgcaaagatgaagatgagttatGGTGTGTTATAAACAATAAGGTGTACGACATTTCTAGTTACTTAAAGTTTCACCCAGGTGGCACGGATATCTTATTGAGACATCGTAATAGCGATGATTTGATTACATATTTTAATAGGTATCATCAGTGGGTAAACTATGAAAAATTACTACAGGTTTGTTTCATAGGTATTGTATGCGAATAA
- the AVO2 gene encoding Avo2p (similar to Saccharomyces cerevisiae AVO2 (YMR068W); ancestral locus Anc_2.639): MLKEPSVRLREAIVEGNLLIVKRLLRRNPDLLTNIDSENGWSSLHYASYHGRYLICVYLIQLGHDKHELIKTFKGNTCVHLALMKGHEQTLHLLLQQFPRFINHRGENGRAPIHIACMNDYYQCLSLLIGVGADLWVVDANGDTPLHVCLEYGSISCMKMLLNEGEVSLDDNVRDKGNWKPIEVAQTFEVANIYSKVLKEAKKKGPPMGAGKKQSSFRTPILNAKAAFEDGPSPVLSMNSPYSLYSNNSPLPVLPRRISTHITSGNNGNRRSSITNPVFSPRKPTLSTDSFSSSSNSSSRVRVNTINAKNMVGASPKKELLPESVRHSATPTSPHNNIALINRYLLPNKSNENVRVDSLTAANNDNDGGGTGGIAAGATIGMGLREDSDDENENKYKTKTAHGEPRRRVSLLNIPISKLRNSSNGSIEER; encoded by the coding sequence ATGTTGAAAGAACCCTCCGTTCGATTGCGAGAGGCTATCGTTGAAGGAAATCTACTCATAGTAAAGAGGCTGTTACGACGGAATCCAGATTTGCTGACTAACATCGACTCGGAGAATGGATGGAGCTCACTACATTACGCCTCGTATCATGGACGATACCTTATATGCGTGTACCTAATTCAGCTAGGTCATGACAAGCATGAGCTaataaaaactttcaaagGGAACACATGTGTGCATTTGGCGCTAATGAAGGGGCATGAACAAACCTTACACTTACTTTTGCAACAATTCCCGCGATTTATCAATCATCGCGGAGAGAATGGCAGGGCCCCCATTCACATAGCCTGCATGAATGATTACTATCAATGTCTGAGCTTGCTGATAGGAGTGGGTGCCGATTTGTGGGTAGTGGATGCCAACGGCGATACGCCACTTCATGTATGCTTGGAGTATGGCAGTATAAGTTGCATGAAAATGCTTCTCAACGAAGGTGAAGTGTCCTTGGATGATAACGTGAGGGATAAAGGCAATTGGAAACCGATCGAGGTAGCGCAAACCTTTGAAGTGGCTAATATATACTCCAAAGTGTTAAAAGAAGCGAAGAAGAAGGGGCCACCAATGGGAGCTGGAAAGAAGCAAAGTTCATTCAGAACCCCTATCCTAAACGCGAAGGCCGCTTTTGAAGACGGACCTTCTCCAGTCTTAAGCATGAATTCTCCATATTCGctttattccaacaatagCCCGTTACCGGTACTACCAAGAAGGATATCCACGCATATTACTAGCGGGAACAACGGGAACCGAAGAAGTTCCATTACAAACCCTGTATTTAGCCCGCGAAAGCCGACTCTATCTACGGACAGTTTCTCGTCGAGCTCAAATTCCAGCTCGAGAGTAAGAGTGAACACTATCAACGCTAAGAACATGGTAGGGGCGTCACCCAAGAAGGAGCTGCTTCCTGAGTCAGTACGACACAGTGCAACACCAACAAGCCCGCACAACAACATAGCGTTGATCAATAGATACTTGTTGCCCAACAAGAGTAACGAGAACGTGAGAGTAGATTCACTTACCGCAGCAAACAATGACAACGATGGTGGCGGCACCGGCGGCATTGCCGCCGGTGCCACTATAGGTATGGGGTTGAGAGAGGACTCGGACGATGAGAACGAGAACAAATATAAGACCAAGACAGCCCACGGAGAGCCGAGGAGACGAGTGTCGCTCCTGAACATACCTATCTCTAAATTGAGAAACAGCAGTAACGGCAGCATAGAGGAACGCTAA
- the UBX4 gene encoding Ubx4p (similar to Saccharomyces cerevisiae UBX4 (YMR067C); ancestral locus Anc_2.638) → MPMVTVKYNFQPFKCKISLNSTLNDVLCQSLQFFQLPTSPNDWALTHSNKPVPLDLPWRFLNLPMGVNLELSKSTDFSVANKVSHENMPSKTIKIRFQIPGRDSIVKEVPLNQPIAPILETICGAAENDFKIQVFSKIIEYKTIQHDNLTLEKLGIQEPSSIRLLPANLSSSKGDSDNACTPLKQTSPAMKSPEAVSTLPPHVLHKPSVFLPSNQPLATIKDQIEDEEDYELTIEQAKRYQKMLSMKAGTLGGPILTKRLRDQLSNSSSKKNKAISECLLRVKFPDRSHIEIAFKPSEDMRTVYNVVSQFLIDEKMDFTLNQSHPFKPLAKDDQKLLDDLEFGSKTMLLFETETKFTGPLIKAHLLKDAQKITHQARTNPPASTTDNFNLQDLSENVSKSKKTLNKVPRWMKLSKK, encoded by the coding sequence ATGCCTATGGTTACCGTGAAGTATAATTTTCAGCCTTTCAAATGcaaaatttcattgaatTCTACATTAAACGATGTATTGTGCCAATCtttgcaattttttcaactgcCTACCTCACCCAACGACTGGGCATTGACGCATTCGAATAAACCAGTGCCATTGGATTTACCATGGAGATTTTTGAATCTGCCAATGGGTGTCAATTTAGAATTATCTAAAAGTACTGACTTTTCGGTGGCAAATAAGGTCAGCCACGAAAATATGCCCTCCAAGACAATCAAGATACGGTTTCAAATCCCAGGAAGAGACTCAATAGTTAAAGAAGTACCATTGAACCAACCGATAGCCCCAATCTTAGAAACTATATGTGGCGCTGCAGAAAATGATTTCAAGATTCAAGTTTTTTCCAAGATAATAGAATACAAAACCATTCAACACGATAATTTGactcttgaaaaattaggGATCCAAGAACCTTCCTCGATTAGATTGCTTCCTGCTAACCTATCGTCATCTAAGGGGGATAGCGATAATGCCTGTACTCCCCTCAAACAAACTTCTCCTGCAATGAAAAGCCCGGAAGCGGTTAGCACATTGCCACCTCATGTACTTCATAAACCCTCCGTATTTTTACCTTCAAACCAGCCACTAGCAACTATCAAGGACCAAATTGAAGACGAGGAGGACTACGAGTTAACAATAGAACAAGCAAAAAGGTACCAGAAGATGCTATCGATGAAGGCTGGTACACTCGGTGGTCCCATCTTAACAAAAAGACTTAGAGATCAATTATCCAATAGCtcatcaaagaaaaataaggCCATATCTGAATGTTTGCTAAGAGTCAAATTTCCTGATAGAAGCCACATCGAAATAGCATTTAAGCCCAGTGAGGATATGCGTACAGTTTATAACGTCGTATCGCAGTTCTTGATCGATGAGAAAATGGATTTCACTTTAAACCAATCACATCCTTTCAAACCCTTGGCCAAAGATGATCAGAAACTACTCGATGACTTGGAGTTTGGTTCTAAAACAAtgcttctttttgaaacagaaacaaaatttaCTGGCCCACTAATAAAGGCtcatcttttgaaagatgCACAAAAAATCACACACCAGGCAAGGACAAACCCACCAGCTAGTACGACAgataattttaatttaCAGGACCTTTCTGAGAACGTttcaaaatccaaaaagaCTTTGAATAAAGTTCCTAGATGGATGAAACTGagtaaaaaataa
- the SDD2 gene encoding Sdd2p (similar to Saccharomyces cerevisiae YMR074C; ancestral locus Anc_2.537), with the protein MDSELQAIREARLAQLKSNSGGANSDRNSGTNSGGGDNSAPVGAAIANFLEPQALERLSRVALVRRDRAQAVETYLKKLIATNNVTHKITEGEIVSILNGIAKQQNSQSNNKIIFERKDFSEDLNSFDKQNAKNDDEEEDDDFFD; encoded by the coding sequence ATGGATTCTGAGTTACAAGCTATTAGAGAAGCCAGGTTGGCTCAGTTAAAAAGCAACAGCGGCGGCGCCAACAGCGATAGGAATAGCGGTACTAATAGCGGTGGAGGCGACAATTCTGCTCCAGTTGGTGCAGCTATTGCAAATTTCTTGGAGCCACAAGCTTTAGAAAGGTTGTCTCGAGTGGCATTGGTTCGAAGGGATAGAGCCCAAGCAGTAGAGACatatttaaagaaattgattgCTACAAACAATGTCACGCATAAAATTACAGAAGGTGAAATTGTTTCGATCTTGAATGGTATCGCCAAGCAACAAAATTCGCAAAGTAACAATAAGATTATCTTCGAACGGAAAGACTTCAGCGAAGACCTAAATTCATTTGACAAGCAAAACGCCAAGaatgatgacgaagaagaagatgatgactTCTTTGATTAG
- the TVP18 gene encoding Tvp18p (similar to Saccharomyces cerevisiae TVP18 (YMR071C); ancestral locus Anc_2.534), producing MALSLGQFINVGGMVKDLKSFNFSVYGRWFGYINIILCIALGIANLFHVSGVIAFGIISIIQGLIILFIEIPFLLKICPLSDNFIEFIKKFETNGWRCIFYLAMAIIQYISIAVMATSLIVVAVGLTISSISYAVAYTKHQEFQNTNIIKNPTDDDFPHEAVVREML from the coding sequence ATGGCTTTAAGTTTAGGGCAGTTCATCAATGTGGGCGGTATGGTAAAGGATTTAAAAAGTTTCAACTTTAGCGTATATGGTAGATGGTTTGGATATATCAACATAATTTTGTGTATTGCACTCGGGATAGCGAATCTATTCCATGTTAGTGGTGTGATAGCGTTTGGCATTATTAGCATAATCCAGGGCTTGATAATTCTATTCATTGAGATACCATTTTTGTTAAAGATCTGTCCCCTTAGCGATAATTTCATTGAGttcattaaaaaatttgaaacaaacGGGTGGAGGTGTATTTTTTACCTGGCAATGGCAATCATCCAATACATTTCGATTGCAGTGATGGCCACAAGTCTGATCGTGGTTGCTGTTGGGTTAACAATATCGTCAATTAGCTATGCGGTCGCATATACCAAACATCAAGAGTTTCAGAATACAAATATCATCAAGAATCCCACAGACGATGACTTTCCCCATGAGGCTGTCGTTAGAGAGATGTTGTGA
- the NAT4 gene encoding N-terminal L-serine N(alpha)-acetyltransferase NatD (similar to Saccharomyces cerevisiae NAT4 (YMR069W); ancestral locus Anc_2.532), which yields MTPMFHQFLKICMQDFPETLEYTNTDGNNGTATTTVLKREMLFIPEGDSNSQDNIEIPTCVNYRLHKSRGNHILDSCVQLIDEHLGAKYRRASRTMYGNRKPWKANKLAEMKSPNLVYVSYWDNGALAAFASFMLTEETGLVEGDAAHEVSVPVIYLYEVHVACVHRGHGIGRRLLERALCEGVARHVRCLYEEFFGVALTVFSDNTRARRLYEALGFYRAPGSPAAGAPTTRPTRHGGERVVVPRDPLYYVYCLHMP from the coding sequence ATGACACCAATGTTTCACCAGTTCTTAAAAATTTGCATGCAAGATTTTCCTGAAACCCTAGAGTACACGAACACCGATGGAAACAATGGCACCGCGACCACTACTGTCCTGAAAAGGGAGATGCTGTTCATTCCTGAAGGAGACAGCAACAGCCAGGACAACATTGAAATTCCCACCTGTGTAAACTACAGACTGCACAAATCCCGGGGCAATCACATACTGGACTCATGTGTACAGTTAATAGACGAGCACCTGGGCGCCAAGTATCGCCGGGCCTCACGCACTATGTACGGCAACCGCAAACCCTGGAAAGCAAATAAACTCGCAGAGATGAAAAGCCCAAACCTAGTGTACGTGAGTTACTGGGACAACGGCGCGCTGGCCGCCTTTGCCTCATTCATGCTTACAGAGGAAACGGGGCTCGTCGAAGGCGATGCTGCACACGAGGTTAGCGTTCCCGTGATCTACCTTTACGAAGTGCATGTAGCTTGTGTGCATCGTGGGCATGGAATCGGTCGGCGGCTATTGGAGCGTGCGCTCTGCGAGGGCGTAGCCCGCCATGTCCGCTGCTTGTACGAAGAATTCTTCGGTGTTGCACTCACCGTGTTTAGCGATAACACGCGTGCCCGACGGCTGTATGAAGCACTGGGGTTCTATCGTGCTCCAGGATCACCCGCAGCAGGGGCACCAACCACTCGTCCAACGCGACACGGTGGAGAACGTGTTGTCGTGCCACGCGATCCGCTTTATTACGTATATTGCCTTCACATGCCGTGA
- the MOT3 gene encoding Mot3p (similar to Saccharomyces cerevisiae MOT3 (YMR070W); ancestral locus Anc_2.533): protein MNAEHHLQHQQQQQQQLQLQQQRHQHQHQHQHQHQHQQQQQQQHQQHAILQNVPNTTNVGNEPQASQPFNPTSTSSNKDDVTVNSGARELPMPLHQQQYIYPYYQYTGNASGNNNAAAGNNTSASPIVHNNSNNSNNSNIAAAPDYTAVNSNTSNNSNNNNNIHTNQFAAAANINTSAAAAAYYTFPTANMPIPQQDQQYMFNPASYIGHYYSAVNNSNNGNNAANNSGSNPPHPAPPPPPPHHHHHHRSNPHNNLNNGTVNSNNAPQHHPTIITDQFQFQLQQNHPSNLNLNINPAQPLHLPPGWKINTMPQPHPATTPNHPPAPVPPSNSVALNSVTAPSSDHKYIHQCQFCEKSFKRKSWLKRHLLSHSQQRHFLCPWCLSRQKRKDNLLQHMKLKHTNYLLDELKKNNIIFNYNNSSINSNNSNNNNSASGSGGGSAAAAPENEDGNSYDPNIKTLINDGVLNKDDVKRVLNNLIVSHNK from the coding sequence ATGAATGCGGAACATCACCTACAACatcagcagcagcagcagcagcaattGCAGCTGCAACAGCAACGACATCAGCATCAGCATCAGCATCAGCATCAGCATCAgcatcaacaacaacaacagcaacagcatCAGCAGCACGCGATTCTGCAGAACGTACCGAACACTACTAATGTTGGCAATGAACCGCAGGCGTCGCAACCTTTCAACCCTACCAGTACATCTTCCAATAAGGACGATGTTACGGTAAATTCTGGCGCAAGAGAGCTGCCCATGCCTTTACATCAGCAGCAGTATATATATCCTTATTATCAGTATACTGGTAATGCCAGTGGCAACAATAATGCCGCGGCTGGTAATAACACATCCGCGTCTCCGATCGTGCataacaacagcaacaacagcaacaacagtaaTATCGCTGCTGCTCCTGATTACACCGCGGTAAACAGTAATACtagcaacaacagcaataataacaataatattcaCACCAACCAATTTGCTGCAGCCGCCAACATAAATACAAGCGCTGCAGCGGCTGCTTACTATACATTTCCCACTGCAAACATGCCTATACCGCAACAGGATCAGCAATATATGTTCAATCCTGCCTCTTACATCGGCCACTACTACTCAGCTGTCAACAACAGTAACAACGGTAATAATGCTGCTAACAATAGTGGGAGCAACCCCCCTCATCCGGCCCCACCTCCACCTCCACCgcatcaccatcaccacCATCGCAGCAACCCGCACAACAACCTCAACAATGGTACTGtaaatagtaataatgcCCCTCAACATCACCCTACCATAATAACGGACCAATTCCAGTTTCAGCTCCAACAGAACCATCCTTCAAACCTGAACCTCAACATCAACCCAGCTCAACCGCTGCATCTGCCTCCTGGTTGGAAAATCAACACTATGCCGCAGCCGCATCCCGCAACAACTCCCAACCACCCACCTGCACCGGTTCCTCCTTCAAACTCTGTGGCTCTCAACTCAGTAACCGCTCCATCATCTGACCATAAGTATATCCATCAATGCCAATTTTGTGAAAAATCcttcaaaagaaagtcATGGTTGAAGAGGCACTTGCTGTCTCATTCTCAACAAAGACACTTTTTGTGTCCTTGGTGTTTGAGCAggcaaaagagaaaggatAATCTTCTGCAACATATGAAACTCAAGCATACAAACTATCTATTAGACGAActcaagaaaaacaacatcatttttaattaCAATAACTCTTCCATCAATAGTAACAATagcaataataacaatagcGCGAGCGGCAGTGGTGGTGGCAGTGCGGCGGCAGCTCCCGAAAATGAAGACGGAAACAGCTACGATCCAAACATCAAGACTTTAATTAATGATGGCGTACTGAACAAGGACGACGTAAAGCGTGTTTTAAACAACCTTATTGTTAGCCACAACAAATAG
- the RCO1 gene encoding Rco1p (similar to Saccharomyces cerevisiae RCO1 (YMR075W); ancestral locus Anc_2.538), which yields MDTKKKDTSKSPSHSNSSSPSSSSLSSSSSKEKKRPKRLSSQNVNYDLKKRKIITSEDIEKTFKNEHNNLPLEGDIMEEEPKKLLEKDSKGNIIKLNEPSTISGDSKTSVTGLPLNKGPSEKIKRESLWNYRKNLGGQSNNAEITLVPSEKFTQVSKNFQDLNRGDLRTFLTENMTKESNIRSTRGWNSDIINRNINHEPEAGHDNKKLLNVRTKVILSTNPTYDSKSKLFGQNSIKSTSNPSEKIFKDKNNSTIHFENEDFCSACHQSGSFLCCDTCPKSFHFLCLDPPIDPNHLPKGDWHCNECTFKTLINSSLMNLRKNESNFIKQNNNVKIFAKLLFKIDSSNPRQFQLPDYIKETFPAVKTGSRGQYSDENDKIPLTDRQLFNTSYGQSITKLDSYNPDTHIDASSGNFLICYKCNETRFGSWSHPENSRLIMTCDYCQTPWHLDCIPRASFKNLGSKWKCPLHSPTKVYKKPHHCREDNIWREQRLVNKKHQVYYEPLQKIGYQNNGSIQIIPTVNDIDSNFNQDFKITQIDENSVKYDFFDKIYKSKMVQKRKLFQFQESLIDKLISNASQNGTNEDNMIKDIASLVYFQVSNCDKGGDKKTGSEKNNLKKLWDLKELSNLVVPNELNSIQFDNFSSDEVKTLLCLRKIIESKPKDELLKFLNLKNPENT from the coding sequence ATGGATACCAAGAAGAAGGATACTAGTAAGTCGCCCTCACATTCCAACAGCTCTTCtccttcatcatcttccctgtcttcatcttcctctaaagagaaaaaacgACCTAAGAGGCTTTCCTCTCAGAATGTGAATTAcgatttgaagaaaagaaaaatcattaCCTCTGAAGACATAGAGAAAACGTTCAAGAACGAGCACAACAACCTTCCACTTGAAGGTGATATTatggaagaagaacctAAGAAACTTCTAGAAAAAGATTCTAAAGGTAACATCATCAAACTCAATGAACCATCCACCATTTCAGGAGACTCCAAGACATCTGTCACTGGACTACCGTTGAATAAAGGCCcttctgaaaaaattaagcGTGAATCTCTTTGGAATTATAGGAAAAACTTGGGAGGCCAATCAAACAATGCGGAAATAACGCTGGTTCCtagtgaaaaattcacTCAGGTATCTAAAAACTTTCAGGATTTGAACAGAGGTGATTTAAGAACGTTCTTAACTGAGAATATGACTAAAGAGAGCAATATAAGATCAACCAGGGGTTGGAACAGCGACATAATAAACAGGAATATTAATCATGAACCCGAGGCTGGCCatgataataaaaaactGTTGAACGTTAGAACCAAAGTAATACTTTCAACAAATCCTACTTATGATTCAAAGAGTAAATTATTTGGTCAAAATTCTATCAAATCAACATCGAATCCAAGTGAGAAGATTTTCAAGGACAAAAACAACTCAACCATACACTTTGAGAATGAAGATTTTTGTTCGGCCTGTCATCAATCAGGTTCTTTTTTGTGTTGTGATACTTGCCCCAAAtcctttcattttctttgtttagACCCACCCATCGACCCAAATCATCTACCTAAAGGCGATTGGCATTGTAACGAATGTACGTTCAAAACCCTCATAAATAGttcattgatgaatttaagaaaaaacGAATCcaattttatcaaacaGAATAATAACGTCAAAATCTTTGCCAAATTACTTTTTAAAATAGATTCATCTAACCCAAGGCAATTCCAGTTACCAGATTACATTAAGGAGACCTTTCCCGCTGTAAAAACAGGTTCTAGAGGACAATACTCTGACGAGAATGATAAAATTCCATTAACTGATAGACAATTGTTTAATACTTCCTATGGCCAAAGCATAACAAAATTAGACTCTTACAACCCAGATACACACATAGATGCAAGTTCGGGTAATTTTTTAATCTGTTACAAATGTAATGAAACAAGGTTCGGTTCATGGTCTCATCcagaaaattcaagattAATAATGACCTGCGATTATTGCCAGACCCCATGGCATTTGGATTGTATACCGAGAGCgtctttcaaaaatctGGGTTCGAAATGGAAATGTCCTTTACATTCTCCAACTAAAGTTTACAAAAAGCCACACCATTGTCGAGAAGACAATATTTGGAGAGAACAACGGTTGGTAAATAAGAAACATCAAGTTTATTATGAACCCTTACAAAAAATAGGCTACCAGAATAACGGAAGCATTCAAATTATACCAACTGttaatgatattgataGCAATTTTAATCAggatttcaaaattacCCAAATAGACGAAAACTCTGTTAAGTATGacttttttgataaaatttacaaatcaaaaatggtccaaaaaagaaagctttttcaatttcaagaaagttTAATTGATAAACTAATATCAAATGCATCTCAAAATGGCACTAACGAAGATAACATGATTAAAGATATTGCCTCATTAGTATATTTCCAAGTAAGTAACTGCGATAAGGGTGGTGACAAAAAAACAGGCTccgaaaagaataatttgaaaaaattatggGACTTAAAAGAGCTGTCCAACCTTGTCGTCCCAAATGAACTAAATTCTATACAATTCGATAACTTTTCCAGTGATGAAGTTAAAACTCTGTTATGTTTGAGAAAAATTATTGAGTCCAAACCAAAGGACGAACTGTTAAAATTcttaaatttgaagaatccTGAGAATACATGA